A single region of the bacterium genome encodes:
- a CDS encoding peptide MFS transporter, which translates to MAANTATAKGQPAGLRPLFFTEMWERLGFYLMLGILLLYITDSERGGLGFSTKLAAEIYGTYMAFVYFTPFIGGMIADRFLGFRRSVFIGGLLMAAGYFCLGVRSLPTFYAGLTLLCLGNGLFKPNISAMVGNLYTPDDPRRDSGFNIFYMGINIGASLSALLSAPLRNLWSFNLAFTAAGVGLLIGVVILSFNWRQLAKADRQTERSADDISFKQVILTILLPAGAFGVIGYFIGGRIPFIQNTVGAITCGFIVGMLPVITYFALIVRRASPAEKPGLTALIPVYVAGGAFFMILHLSGGLMTVFAERNTDRRAEWIPTATEFYAQKAMPSYFSNAGAELPRPDERTLLTVTAEDEAMFGARILSDRLVLTLGADAGLRVLQAESVPVDQRFLACKVVAASDVKISTGTDAHGVPTTTAKAAEGAAVLDEVVVARAIDGRDVPVLLVSPATREAVYKRADAGTPTLPPGKYVRLINAEMLTGLLNPLFVVLMTPVIVAFFTRLATRGRAVTTARKIFIGMLITTASLLIIALGASLGHDGAAKTGMIWMVIYYLVITCGELCLSPMGLSLVTKLSPKRLVGLMMGGWFLSTSIGNKLSGFISGLEPSTQMFVILAVAILGVAGFIFVMLPKLDAAIKKYGA; encoded by the coding sequence ATGGCTGCGAACACGGCAACCGCGAAGGGCCAGCCCGCTGGCCTGAGACCCCTGTTCTTCACGGAGATGTGGGAGCGCCTCGGCTTCTACCTGATGCTCGGCATCCTGCTGCTGTACATCACCGACTCCGAGCGCGGCGGCCTGGGCTTCTCGACGAAGCTGGCCGCCGAGATCTACGGCACCTACATGGCCTTCGTCTACTTCACGCCCTTCATCGGCGGCATGATCGCCGACCGCTTCCTGGGCTTCCGCCGCTCCGTCTTCATCGGCGGCCTGCTGATGGCGGCCGGCTACTTCTGCCTCGGCGTGCGCAGCCTGCCGACGTTCTACGCCGGGCTGACGCTGCTCTGCCTGGGCAACGGCCTGTTCAAGCCCAACATCTCGGCCATGGTCGGCAACCTCTACACGCCGGACGACCCGCGCCGCGATTCCGGCTTCAACATCTTCTACATGGGCATCAACATCGGCGCCTCGCTGTCGGCGCTGCTGTCGGCCCCGCTGCGCAACCTGTGGTCGTTCAACCTGGCCTTCACCGCCGCCGGCGTGGGCCTGCTGATCGGCGTCGTGATCCTGTCGTTCAACTGGCGCCAGCTCGCCAAGGCCGACCGCCAGACCGAGCGCAGCGCCGACGACATCTCCTTCAAGCAGGTGATCCTGACGATCCTGCTGCCGGCCGGCGCGTTCGGCGTCATCGGCTACTTCATCGGCGGCCGGATCCCGTTCATCCAGAACACCGTCGGCGCCATCACCTGCGGCTTCATCGTGGGCATGCTGCCGGTGATCACCTACTTCGCGCTCATCGTCCGCCGCGCCTCCCCCGCCGAGAAGCCGGGCCTGACGGCCCTGATCCCGGTCTACGTCGCCGGCGGCGCCTTCTTCATGATCCTGCACCTCAGCGGCGGCCTGATGACCGTGTTCGCCGAGCGCAACACCGACCGCCGCGCCGAGTGGATCCCCACGGCCACCGAGTTCTACGCCCAGAAGGCCATGCCCTCCTACTTCAGCAACGCCGGCGCGGAGCTGCCGCGCCCCGACGAGCGCACGCTCCTGACGGTGACCGCCGAGGACGAGGCCATGTTCGGCGCCCGCATCCTCAGCGACCGTCTCGTGCTCACCCTGGGCGCCGACGCCGGCCTGCGCGTGCTGCAGGCCGAGTCCGTTCCCGTCGACCAGCGCTTCCTCGCCTGCAAGGTCGTCGCCGCCTCCGACGTGAAGATCTCCACCGGCACCGACGCCCACGGCGTGCCGACCACCACCGCCAAGGCCGCCGAGGGCGCGGCGGTCCTGGACGAGGTGGTCGTGGCCCGGGCCATCGACGGCCGCGACGTGCCGGTGCTGCTGGTCTCCCCCGCCACCCGCGAGGCCGTCTACAAACGCGCCGACGCCGGCACCCCGACCCTGCCGCCGGGCAAGTACGTGCGCCTGATCAACGCCGAGATGCTGACCGGCCTGCTCAACCCCCTGTTCGTGGTGCTGATGACCCCGGTGATCGTGGCCTTCTTCACCCGCCTGGCGACGCGCGGGCGCGCGGTCACCACGGCCCGCAAGATCTTCATCGGCATGCTCATCACCACCGCCTCGCTGCTGATCATCGCCCTGGGCGCCAGCCTGGGCCACGACGGGGCGGCCAAGACCGGCATGATCTGGATGGTGATCTACTACCTGGTGATCACGTGCGGCGAGCTGTGCCTGTCGCCGATGGGCCTGTCGCTGGTCACCAAGCTGTCGCCCAAGCGCCTGGTCGGCCTGATGATGGGCGGCTGGTTCCTGTCGACCTCGATCGGCAACAAGCTGTCGGGCTTCATCAGCGGGCTCGAGCCGAGCACCCAGATGTTCGTCATCCTCGCCGTCGCGATCCTCGGCGTGGCCGGCTTCATCTTCGTGATGCTGCCGAAGCTCGACGCCGCCATCAAGAAGTACGGCGCCTGA